The following coding sequences lie in one Pseudomonas monsensis genomic window:
- a CDS encoding IS3 family transposase (programmed frameshift) produces the protein MGKRYDNDFKDWVVLQMMPPLNRSVAELAAALNLTPQSLRNWRQMARDKGLIVPGNGKTSDQWSSADKFNAVMETAPLSEVEISQYCRIKGIYPEQIQQWRVACQNANPVVDLTSRTSKTAEQRRIKILERQLIQSDASRAEAVALLGAQKKSQCDLGQGQGRLINASDRTQAMKLIADAVLNGARRYRACNELGLSLRTVQRWQHTECDGRQLAQRAAPANKLNDTERQAVLDAANQAGYASLTPHQIVPKLADEGIYLASESTFYRVLKAANQNVRRGRAKAPKRRVLTTHRADGPNQVWCWDITWLPSTVKGRFFYWYMVKDVYSRKLVANEVHEVESAEHACELLRKGCLREQTAGRPLVLHSDNGHVMRGSLLRESMVALGVEPSFSRPRVSNDNAYAEALFRTAKYCPLWPDQPFDTVTDARLWVQNFIDWYNEDHRHSALKYVTPNQRHEGKATALLQARAELYEDARRTNPSRWSTRTRNWKLADAVYLNPERPEIKGAMD, from the exons ATGGGCAAACGCTACGACAACGACTTCAAAGATTGGGTCGTTCTGCAAATGATGCCGCCCCTCAATCGATCAGTGGCGGAACTTGCCGCTGCACTCAATCTCACGCCACAGTCACTGCGAAACTGGAGACAAATGGCTAGAGATAAAGGCTTGATCGTTCCGGGAAACGGCAAGACCAGTGACCAATGGTCTAGCGCCGATAAATTCAATGCCGTCATGGAAACCGCGCCGTTGAGCGAGGTCGAGATCTCTCAATACTGCCGAATCAAAGGCATTTACCCTGAGCAAATCCAACAGTGGCGAGTGGCATGCCAAAACGCTAATCCCGTTGTTGATCTCACCTCTCGAACTTCAAAAACGGCCGAGCAACGGCGCATCAAAATACTTGAGCGCCAACTGATTCAGTCTGATGCCAGTCGTGCAGAGGCGGTGGCGTTGCTGG GAGCTCAGAAAAAAAGCCAATGCGATCTGGGGCAAGGACAAGGAAGACTGATCAACGCCTCTGATCGTACGCAAGCCATGAAGTTGATTGCCGACGCAGTGCTGAATGGCGCTCGTCGATATCGCGCTTGCAATGAACTGGGTCTGAGCCTGCGCACAGTTCAACGCTGGCAACACACTGAATGTGACGGGCGACAGCTGGCTCAACGTGCAGCTCCGGCTAACAAGCTCAATGATACGGAGCGTCAAGCGGTGCTGGATGCTGCCAATCAGGCTGGCTACGCCAGCCTGACCCCGCACCAAATCGTGCCTAAGCTGGCTGATGAAGGCATTTATCTAGCTTCGGAATCGACGTTTTATCGTGTGTTGAAAGCCGCCAATCAAAACGTCCGTCGCGGCCGGGCCAAAGCCCCAAAACGAAGAGTACTGACGACGCATCGCGCTGATGGCCCCAATCAGGTGTGGTGCTGGGATATCACCTGGTTGCCGAGCACAGTGAAGGGCCGTTTTTTCTACTGGTACATGGTCAAGGACGTCTACAGTCGCAAACTGGTCGCCAATGAAGTCCACGAAGTGGAGAGCGCCGAACACGCCTGTGAACTGCTCAGAAAGGGATGTTTACGCGAACAGACGGCAGGTCGTCCGCTGGTGTTGCACTCAGATAACGGACACGTGATGAGAGGTTCTTTGCTGCGTGAAAGCATGGTCGCGCTGGGCGTAGAGCCTTCTTTTAGTCGGCCAAGGGTGAGCAATGACAATGCTTACGCCGAAGCACTTTTTCGCACCGCAAAGTATTGCCCGCTTTGGCCGGATCAACCATTTGATACGGTCACTGATGCAAGGCTTTGGGTGCAGAATTTCATCGATTGGTACAACGAAGATCACCGCCACAGTGCCCTGAAATACGTCACGCCAAACCAACGGCACGAGGGCAAAGCAACCGCCCTATTACAAGCCAGGGCAGAGCTTTATGAGGATGCCAGGCGAACTAACCCAAGCCGGTGGAGCACTCGCACACGCAACTGGAAGCTGGCAGATGCCGTTTACTTAAATCCTGAGCGCCCTGAAATTAAGGGCGCAATGGACTAG